One Bombus pyrosoma isolate SC7728 linkage group LG9, ASM1482585v1, whole genome shotgun sequence genomic window carries:
- the LOC122570520 gene encoding insulin-like peptide receptor isoform X1, whose product MKMRWLVLLSTITLLSCCQPNYAYTNTEKATPRNGRRERNLDDPDNPSYERISFYRSYRSIDTSRSTAANAKLTQKPGQLPNLPKSNAKPTDVAHEKGRRRLANKNVMIGDGICQSIDVRNSVSSFGIMKDCRVIEGFLQIVLIENSSEMDFQPITFPKLREITGYLLLYRVNGLKTLSNLLPNLEVIRGNILLADYAFMVYEMQNLQEIGLKKLTEISRGGVRIEKNPALCYSNLNWNLIVSAGEVVIRENGEEASCPEEERFGCSHCPGGYCWSSQHCQRTEKLDCHDQCLGECHGPTENECYVCKYHRHKGKCVETCPSNLYSYLSRRCITKDECVRLNRLRRVYYILGDGQAWRPFNGSCMTHCPDGYEDALDENNMTTCRACVSSCRKVRHGALIRHISDAQSFRGITVVKGALEFQIRSGNPNIMNELSEAFGLVEEITEYVKITHSFPITSLNFFKKLKVIKGEKLDINNASLSVLDNPNLSNLFPPGQKIRIENGRLFFHYNPKLCLSKIIQFSEMVNITNYTDLEIQPQSNGEKVACDIDNINITVKNLGHDYADLVWDSYKPPEGQQLLSYLLNFIETENQNITYETNICGWNSTWQVDDVDIPKWNATVSKHIGNLKPYTMYAVYVKSFNARTTKYLGPVGQSKIIFFRTKSAIPSPPLDTISTALSETEILVKWKPPRFPNGPIGYYMVSSEMIYEDENRIMTRNYCINMLEDELEFEEVVPDVTVKTSVTNQDSCCSKDTNGDFITSKKFEIFCHENTTLSHISPGWKDYCVHNSYNNVDDQFYDLVNSLSTPQPDESSTFDASKFTENVLDEHVVTYNVSGQNNSFVIENLRHYTRYIISVAACAVKVNESNMCSSIQYTIGRTRKSNSADDVKNVKVKVINSTVVEVFWDPVEDPNSFTVSYAIEYTNLNVENARKSTECIPRTGQKDTMNSYLIENLNPGRYSLRMKSTSLAGDGNLSDVVYFSVGLSSTVSIALIALLVCSILSMILVALLIVLRHQNKKKQGRLIASVNPDYVETKYEADEWEVPRENVKIFEKVGLGNFGTVHRGLYEKNMPVAIKMIAETASQREKDEFLNEASVMKNFSTFHVIKLIGVVSSENPPFVIMELMENGDLKTYLRRIRDTVLVPNTSRITRMAAEIADGMAYLASKKYVHRDLAARNCMVSKNLVCKVGDFGMARDIYETDYYKIGRKGLLPIRWMAPESLSDGVFTSDSDVWSYGVVLYEILTLAEIPYQGFANEEVLKYVLRKGTLNIPRNCPENFQKIMEKCFKWEPNDRPTFMEIVTELEPFLGQDFCEKSFYHSVEGVESRKSGVKRPHHHAAPISFHWGSETARWVKDSEDNVTLLDQAEAGTSSGRIFKNFQHTDNASDTEDEPLDQ is encoded by the exons ATGAAGATGAGGTGGTTAGTGCTCCTTTCCACCATAACGCTGCTGTCCTGCTGCCAACCGAATTACGCATATACAAACACCGAGAAGGCTACCCCTAGGAACGGACGTCGCGAGAGGAACCTGGACGATCCTGACAATCCGTCTTACGAGCGGATCAGTTTCTACAGAAGCTACAGGTCCATCGATACTTCCAG GTCGACGGCAGCCAACGCAAAATTGACCCAGAAACCGGGCCAACTACCGAACCTCCCTAAATCGAACGCAAAACCAACCGACGTGGCTCACGAGAAGGGTCGACGAAGGCTCGCAAACAAAAACGTGATGATTGGCGATGGAATTTGCCAGAGCATCGATGTACGGAACAGCGTGTCTAGTTTCGGCATTATGAAGGATTGTCGCGTGATAGAGGGCTTTCTGCAGATCGTCCTCATCGAGAATAGCTCCGAGATGGACTTTCAACCGATCACTTTTCCCAAACTTCGGGAAATCACTGGCTACCTGCTTCTCTATCGCGTGAATGGATTGAAGACTCTCAGCAATCTGTTACCAAATCTCGAGGTGATCAGAGGCAACATCTTGCTGGCCGATTACGCGTTCATGGTGTACGAGATGCAGAATCTACAGGAG ATCGGTTTGAAGAAACTTACCGAGATCTCACGGGGCGGCGTTCGAATCGAGAAGAATCCGGCGTTGTGTTACAGCAATCTCAACTGGAACCTCATCGTTTCTGCGGGGGAGGTTGTTATCAGGGAGAACGGGGAGGAAGCCTCTTGCCCTG AGGAAGAACGATTCG GATGTTCCCACTGTCCCGGGGGTTACTGCTGGTCTTCACAGCATTGTCAGAGAACAGAGAAGCTGGATTGTCACGATCAGTGTCTGGGCGAGTGTCACGGTCCAACGGAAAACGAATGTTACGTATGCAAGTATCATCGGCACAAGGGAAAATGCGTGGAAACCTGCCCCAGTAATCT ATACTCCTATCTCTCGAGACGCTGCATCACGAAGGATGAGTGTGTACGACTGAATCGTCTAAGACGAGTATATTATATCCTGGGAGATGGTCAGGCGTGGAGACCATTCAATGGATCCTGCATGACTCATTGCCCTGACGGTTACGAGGATGCACTCGACGAGAACAAT ATGACCACGTGTCGCGCTTGCGTGAGCAGCTGCCGGAAGGTCCGCCACGGCGCTCTGATCCGTCACATCTCCGACGCCCAGAGCTTCCGTGGTATAACCGTAGTGAAAGGCGCGCTGGAGTTCCAAATTCGAAGTGGAAATCCGAACATAATGAACGAACTAAGCGAAGCGTTCGGTCTAGTCGAAGAAATTACCGAGTACGTCAAGATCACTCACTCGTTCCCCATCACCTCGTtgaatttcttcaaaaagCTCAAGGTTATCAAGGGTGAGAAACTGGACATTAACAACGCCAGCCTATCCGTCTTAGACAATCCCAATCTGTCCAACCTGTTCCCACCGGGGCAAAAAATCAGAATCGAAAATGGCCGACTCTTTTTCCATTACAATCCAAAGCTCTGCTTGTCCAAAATCATACAGTTCAGTGAAATGGTGAACATCACGAACTACACCGATCTGGAAATACAGCCGCAGTCAAATGGCGAGAAAGTGGCATGcgatatagataatataaatatcacgGTTAAAAATCTGGGACACGATTACGCGGATTTGGTGTGGGATAGTTACAAGCCACCGGAAGGGCAGCAGTTGCTCAGTTATCTGTTGAATTTTATCGAGACGGAAAATCAGAACATCACGTACGAGACGAACATTTGCGGGTGGAACAGCACCTGGCAGGTAGACGACGTAGATATTCCTAAATGGAACGCAACGGTTTCGAAGCATATCGGCAACCTGAAGCCCTACACTATGTACGCGGTATACGTAAAGTCGTTCAACGCCAGGACCACCAAGTACTTGGGACCGGTGGGCCAGTCGAAAATCATCTTCTTCAGGACGAAGAGCGCCATTCCATCGCCTCCGTTGGACACAATATCCACTGCCTTGAGCGAGACTGAGATTCTAGTCAAGTGGAAACCGCCACGGTTCCCTAATGGGCCAATAGGATACTACATGGTCTCTAGCGAAATGATCTACGAAGACGAGAATCGAATCATGACCAGGAATTACTGCATCAATATGCTAGAGGATGAACTGGAATTCGAGGAAGTGGTACCGGACGTAACCGTGAAGACGTCAGTGACAAATCAGGATTCGTGTTGCTCGAAGGACACGAACGGGGATTTCATTACGTCGAAGAAGTTCGAGATTTTCTGCCACGAGAACACGACTCTCAGCCACATATCACCCGGCTGGAAGGACTACTGCGTGCACAACTCCTACAACAACGTGGACGATCAATTCTACGACCTGGTGAACAGTCTGTCCACCCCTCAACCGGATGAATCCAGCACATTCGATGCGTCCAAGTTCACGGAGAACGTTTTAGACGAGCACGTGGTCACGTACAACGTTAGCGGTCAAAACAATTCGTTCGTGATCGAGAATCTGCGCCATTACACGCGCTACATCATCAGTGTAGCCGCGTGCGCCGTCAAAGTCAACGAGTCGAATATGTGCTCGTCGATTCAGTACACGATCGGCCGAACAAGGAAGTCGAATAGTGCGGATGACGTGAAGAACGTGAAGGTGAAGGTGATTAACAGCACCGTCGTTGAGGTTTTTTGGGACCCGGTGGAAGATCCTAACTCCTTCACCGTTTCATACGCCATCGAATACACCAACTTGAACGTGGAAAACGCGAGAAAGAGCACCGAGTGCATCCCACGAACTGGTCAAAAAGATACTATGAACAGTTACTTGATCGAGAACCTGAATCCTGGAAGATACAGTTTACGGATGAAGTCCACGTCGTTGGCCGGTGATGGTAACTTGTCGGACGTGGTGTATTTTTCCGTAGGCCTGAGCAGCACCGTGTCCATCGCGTTAATAGCGTTGCTCGTGTGTAGTATTCTGTCTATGATATTGGTCGCTCTACTCATCGTTTTGAGGCATCAGAACAAGAAGAAACAAGGAAGACTGATCGCCAGCGTAAACCCTGATTACGTAGAAACAAAGTACGAGGCCGACGAGTGGGAGGTACCTAGGGAAAACGTGAAGATCTTTGAGAAAGTTGGTTTGGGCAATTTTGGTACGGTTCATAGAGGACTGTACGAGAAGAATATGCCGGTGGCCATCAAAATGATTGCGGAGACGGCTAGTCAGAGGGAGAAGGACGAGTTCCTAAACGAAGCCTCGGTAATGAAGAACTTCTCGACTTTCCACGTAATTAAACTCATCGGCGTGGTATCCTCCGAGAACCCCCCGTTCGTTATCATGGAACTAATGGAGAATGGAGATCTGAAGACCTATCTGCGTCGGATTCGCGACACCGTACTCGTGCCGAATACCAGCAGAATTACGAGGATGGCGGCTGAGATAGCCGATGGCATGGCTTATTTGGCATCGAAGAAGTACGTCCATCGAGACTTGGCTGCGCGAAATTGCATGGTGTCGAAGAACTTGGTGTGCAAGGTCGGTGACTTTGGCATGGCCAGAGACATCTATGAAACGGACTACTACAAAATCGGTAGGAAAGGTCTTCTTCCGATCAGATGGATGGCACCGGAGAGTCTGTCGGACGGTGTGTTTACGTCAGATTCTGACGTCTGGTCGTACGGTGTGGTCCTCTATGAGATTTTAACTCTCGCGGAGATTCCTTACCAAGGTTTCGCTAACGAGGAAGTGCTCAAATATGTGTTGCGCAAAGGGACTCTAAATATTCCACGTAATTGTCCCGAAAATTTCCAGAAGATCATGGAGAAGTGTTTCAAGTGGGAACCAAACGATCGTCCCACGTTCATGGAGATCGTGACAGAGCTGGAGCCGTTTCTTGGCCAGGATTTCTGCGAGAAATCGTTCTACCACTCGGTGGAAGGTGTGGAGAGCCGAAAGTCGGGTGTGAAGAGGCCCCATCATCACGCAGCTCCTATCAGTTTTCATTGGGGCAGCGAGACGGCCAGGTGGGTAAAGGATTCCGAGGACAATGTGACGCTGTTGGATCAGGCGGAAGCTGGCACCAGCAGCGGACgcatttttaagaatttccaGCATACCGATAACGCATCCGACACGGAGGACGAACCCCTCGATCAATGA
- the LOC122570520 gene encoding insulin-like peptide receptor isoform X2 has translation MKMRWLVLLSTITLLSCCQPNYAYTNTEKATPRNGRRERNLDDPDNPSYERISFYRSYRSIDTSRSTAANAKLTQKPGQLPNLPKSNAKPTDVAHEKGRRRLANKNVMIGDGICQSIDVRNSVSSFGIMKDCRVIEGFLQIVLIENSSEMDFQPITFPKLREITGYLLLYRVNGLKTLSNLLPNLEVIRGNILLADYAFMVYEMQNLQEIGLKKLTEISRGGVRIEKNPALCYSNLNWNLIVSAGEVVIRENGEEASCPGCSHCPGGYCWSSQHCQRTEKLDCHDQCLGECHGPTENECYVCKYHRHKGKCVETCPSNLYSYLSRRCITKDECVRLNRLRRVYYILGDGQAWRPFNGSCMTHCPDGYEDALDENNMTTCRACVSSCRKVRHGALIRHISDAQSFRGITVVKGALEFQIRSGNPNIMNELSEAFGLVEEITEYVKITHSFPITSLNFFKKLKVIKGEKLDINNASLSVLDNPNLSNLFPPGQKIRIENGRLFFHYNPKLCLSKIIQFSEMVNITNYTDLEIQPQSNGEKVACDIDNINITVKNLGHDYADLVWDSYKPPEGQQLLSYLLNFIETENQNITYETNICGWNSTWQVDDVDIPKWNATVSKHIGNLKPYTMYAVYVKSFNARTTKYLGPVGQSKIIFFRTKSAIPSPPLDTISTALSETEILVKWKPPRFPNGPIGYYMVSSEMIYEDENRIMTRNYCINMLEDELEFEEVVPDVTVKTSVTNQDSCCSKDTNGDFITSKKFEIFCHENTTLSHISPGWKDYCVHNSYNNVDDQFYDLVNSLSTPQPDESSTFDASKFTENVLDEHVVTYNVSGQNNSFVIENLRHYTRYIISVAACAVKVNESNMCSSIQYTIGRTRKSNSADDVKNVKVKVINSTVVEVFWDPVEDPNSFTVSYAIEYTNLNVENARKSTECIPRTGQKDTMNSYLIENLNPGRYSLRMKSTSLAGDGNLSDVVYFSVGLSSTVSIALIALLVCSILSMILVALLIVLRHQNKKKQGRLIASVNPDYVETKYEADEWEVPRENVKIFEKVGLGNFGTVHRGLYEKNMPVAIKMIAETASQREKDEFLNEASVMKNFSTFHVIKLIGVVSSENPPFVIMELMENGDLKTYLRRIRDTVLVPNTSRITRMAAEIADGMAYLASKKYVHRDLAARNCMVSKNLVCKVGDFGMARDIYETDYYKIGRKGLLPIRWMAPESLSDGVFTSDSDVWSYGVVLYEILTLAEIPYQGFANEEVLKYVLRKGTLNIPRNCPENFQKIMEKCFKWEPNDRPTFMEIVTELEPFLGQDFCEKSFYHSVEGVESRKSGVKRPHHHAAPISFHWGSETARWVKDSEDNVTLLDQAEAGTSSGRIFKNFQHTDNASDTEDEPLDQ, from the exons ATGAAGATGAGGTGGTTAGTGCTCCTTTCCACCATAACGCTGCTGTCCTGCTGCCAACCGAATTACGCATATACAAACACCGAGAAGGCTACCCCTAGGAACGGACGTCGCGAGAGGAACCTGGACGATCCTGACAATCCGTCTTACGAGCGGATCAGTTTCTACAGAAGCTACAGGTCCATCGATACTTCCAG GTCGACGGCAGCCAACGCAAAATTGACCCAGAAACCGGGCCAACTACCGAACCTCCCTAAATCGAACGCAAAACCAACCGACGTGGCTCACGAGAAGGGTCGACGAAGGCTCGCAAACAAAAACGTGATGATTGGCGATGGAATTTGCCAGAGCATCGATGTACGGAACAGCGTGTCTAGTTTCGGCATTATGAAGGATTGTCGCGTGATAGAGGGCTTTCTGCAGATCGTCCTCATCGAGAATAGCTCCGAGATGGACTTTCAACCGATCACTTTTCCCAAACTTCGGGAAATCACTGGCTACCTGCTTCTCTATCGCGTGAATGGATTGAAGACTCTCAGCAATCTGTTACCAAATCTCGAGGTGATCAGAGGCAACATCTTGCTGGCCGATTACGCGTTCATGGTGTACGAGATGCAGAATCTACAGGAG ATCGGTTTGAAGAAACTTACCGAGATCTCACGGGGCGGCGTTCGAATCGAGAAGAATCCGGCGTTGTGTTACAGCAATCTCAACTGGAACCTCATCGTTTCTGCGGGGGAGGTTGTTATCAGGGAGAACGGGGAGGAAGCCTCTTGCCCTG GATGTTCCCACTGTCCCGGGGGTTACTGCTGGTCTTCACAGCATTGTCAGAGAACAGAGAAGCTGGATTGTCACGATCAGTGTCTGGGCGAGTGTCACGGTCCAACGGAAAACGAATGTTACGTATGCAAGTATCATCGGCACAAGGGAAAATGCGTGGAAACCTGCCCCAGTAATCT ATACTCCTATCTCTCGAGACGCTGCATCACGAAGGATGAGTGTGTACGACTGAATCGTCTAAGACGAGTATATTATATCCTGGGAGATGGTCAGGCGTGGAGACCATTCAATGGATCCTGCATGACTCATTGCCCTGACGGTTACGAGGATGCACTCGACGAGAACAAT ATGACCACGTGTCGCGCTTGCGTGAGCAGCTGCCGGAAGGTCCGCCACGGCGCTCTGATCCGTCACATCTCCGACGCCCAGAGCTTCCGTGGTATAACCGTAGTGAAAGGCGCGCTGGAGTTCCAAATTCGAAGTGGAAATCCGAACATAATGAACGAACTAAGCGAAGCGTTCGGTCTAGTCGAAGAAATTACCGAGTACGTCAAGATCACTCACTCGTTCCCCATCACCTCGTtgaatttcttcaaaaagCTCAAGGTTATCAAGGGTGAGAAACTGGACATTAACAACGCCAGCCTATCCGTCTTAGACAATCCCAATCTGTCCAACCTGTTCCCACCGGGGCAAAAAATCAGAATCGAAAATGGCCGACTCTTTTTCCATTACAATCCAAAGCTCTGCTTGTCCAAAATCATACAGTTCAGTGAAATGGTGAACATCACGAACTACACCGATCTGGAAATACAGCCGCAGTCAAATGGCGAGAAAGTGGCATGcgatatagataatataaatatcacgGTTAAAAATCTGGGACACGATTACGCGGATTTGGTGTGGGATAGTTACAAGCCACCGGAAGGGCAGCAGTTGCTCAGTTATCTGTTGAATTTTATCGAGACGGAAAATCAGAACATCACGTACGAGACGAACATTTGCGGGTGGAACAGCACCTGGCAGGTAGACGACGTAGATATTCCTAAATGGAACGCAACGGTTTCGAAGCATATCGGCAACCTGAAGCCCTACACTATGTACGCGGTATACGTAAAGTCGTTCAACGCCAGGACCACCAAGTACTTGGGACCGGTGGGCCAGTCGAAAATCATCTTCTTCAGGACGAAGAGCGCCATTCCATCGCCTCCGTTGGACACAATATCCACTGCCTTGAGCGAGACTGAGATTCTAGTCAAGTGGAAACCGCCACGGTTCCCTAATGGGCCAATAGGATACTACATGGTCTCTAGCGAAATGATCTACGAAGACGAGAATCGAATCATGACCAGGAATTACTGCATCAATATGCTAGAGGATGAACTGGAATTCGAGGAAGTGGTACCGGACGTAACCGTGAAGACGTCAGTGACAAATCAGGATTCGTGTTGCTCGAAGGACACGAACGGGGATTTCATTACGTCGAAGAAGTTCGAGATTTTCTGCCACGAGAACACGACTCTCAGCCACATATCACCCGGCTGGAAGGACTACTGCGTGCACAACTCCTACAACAACGTGGACGATCAATTCTACGACCTGGTGAACAGTCTGTCCACCCCTCAACCGGATGAATCCAGCACATTCGATGCGTCCAAGTTCACGGAGAACGTTTTAGACGAGCACGTGGTCACGTACAACGTTAGCGGTCAAAACAATTCGTTCGTGATCGAGAATCTGCGCCATTACACGCGCTACATCATCAGTGTAGCCGCGTGCGCCGTCAAAGTCAACGAGTCGAATATGTGCTCGTCGATTCAGTACACGATCGGCCGAACAAGGAAGTCGAATAGTGCGGATGACGTGAAGAACGTGAAGGTGAAGGTGATTAACAGCACCGTCGTTGAGGTTTTTTGGGACCCGGTGGAAGATCCTAACTCCTTCACCGTTTCATACGCCATCGAATACACCAACTTGAACGTGGAAAACGCGAGAAAGAGCACCGAGTGCATCCCACGAACTGGTCAAAAAGATACTATGAACAGTTACTTGATCGAGAACCTGAATCCTGGAAGATACAGTTTACGGATGAAGTCCACGTCGTTGGCCGGTGATGGTAACTTGTCGGACGTGGTGTATTTTTCCGTAGGCCTGAGCAGCACCGTGTCCATCGCGTTAATAGCGTTGCTCGTGTGTAGTATTCTGTCTATGATATTGGTCGCTCTACTCATCGTTTTGAGGCATCAGAACAAGAAGAAACAAGGAAGACTGATCGCCAGCGTAAACCCTGATTACGTAGAAACAAAGTACGAGGCCGACGAGTGGGAGGTACCTAGGGAAAACGTGAAGATCTTTGAGAAAGTTGGTTTGGGCAATTTTGGTACGGTTCATAGAGGACTGTACGAGAAGAATATGCCGGTGGCCATCAAAATGATTGCGGAGACGGCTAGTCAGAGGGAGAAGGACGAGTTCCTAAACGAAGCCTCGGTAATGAAGAACTTCTCGACTTTCCACGTAATTAAACTCATCGGCGTGGTATCCTCCGAGAACCCCCCGTTCGTTATCATGGAACTAATGGAGAATGGAGATCTGAAGACCTATCTGCGTCGGATTCGCGACACCGTACTCGTGCCGAATACCAGCAGAATTACGAGGATGGCGGCTGAGATAGCCGATGGCATGGCTTATTTGGCATCGAAGAAGTACGTCCATCGAGACTTGGCTGCGCGAAATTGCATGGTGTCGAAGAACTTGGTGTGCAAGGTCGGTGACTTTGGCATGGCCAGAGACATCTATGAAACGGACTACTACAAAATCGGTAGGAAAGGTCTTCTTCCGATCAGATGGATGGCACCGGAGAGTCTGTCGGACGGTGTGTTTACGTCAGATTCTGACGTCTGGTCGTACGGTGTGGTCCTCTATGAGATTTTAACTCTCGCGGAGATTCCTTACCAAGGTTTCGCTAACGAGGAAGTGCTCAAATATGTGTTGCGCAAAGGGACTCTAAATATTCCACGTAATTGTCCCGAAAATTTCCAGAAGATCATGGAGAAGTGTTTCAAGTGGGAACCAAACGATCGTCCCACGTTCATGGAGATCGTGACAGAGCTGGAGCCGTTTCTTGGCCAGGATTTCTGCGAGAAATCGTTCTACCACTCGGTGGAAGGTGTGGAGAGCCGAAAGTCGGGTGTGAAGAGGCCCCATCATCACGCAGCTCCTATCAGTTTTCATTGGGGCAGCGAGACGGCCAGGTGGGTAAAGGATTCCGAGGACAATGTGACGCTGTTGGATCAGGCGGAAGCTGGCACCAGCAGCGGACgcatttttaagaatttccaGCATACCGATAACGCATCCGACACGGAGGACGAACCCCTCGATCAATGA
- the LOC122570531 gene encoding uncharacterized protein LOC122570531 yields MHKRLEMLSNNEFTVFTRSFCEEESGRRHIRVVGTFFVDRFKTTRRPIESSKLIESHCRAPFAKWYSMCQDLWMRIHIYQRSIKRGSKIKQSSFPFLYERRQSQVFRKKRWTKNDAILETISGSPRKFGGAAKRNFRFILRFVPS; encoded by the exons ATGCATAAACGACTGGAAATGCTGAGTAACAATGAATTCACTGTATTCACGCGCAGTTTTTGCGAAGAAGAAAGTGGAAGAAGACACATTCGCGTCGTAGGTACTTTCTTCGTCGACCGTTTCAAAACGACGCGACGACCGATCGAAAGTTCAAAGCTCATCGAATCGCATTGTCGTGCTCCATTTGCCAAGTGGTACTCGATGTGTCAAGATTTATGGATGCGTATACATATCTACCAACGTTCTATCAAGAGA GGTTCCAAAATTAAGCAGAGttcgtttccatttttatacGAACGACGTCAGAGTCAGGTTTTCCGAAAAAAAAGGTGGACTAAAAATGATGCTATTCTCGAAACGATCTCTGGATCACCAAGAAAATTTGGCGGTGCAGCCAAAcg AAACTTCCGATTCATTCTGCGATTCGTTCCATCATGA
- the LOC122570808 gene encoding PI-PLC X domain-containing protein 1-like — protein sequence MAQYTTRILFVLLLAIINDASFARVCNSSVEDWQSRIGLLVSPIISRSKIREIEIYWNNVNIEPGDKISLFEESSSGDRREIYTVVPNGLSGVEKTGVLAEFIPSSNLSFVKTCTRYSVRWWADKVIKDTKCLGTQPTWMKERKDILGPLKMKQIFLPGTHDSASYNENDDSASIISDFAVTQDLDILGQLIHGVRYLDIRVGRYSETDEIWWTNHGPFYRSVSLKTVIDQVKEFLDNTEEIVIIDIREFPVGFNNISDHHALVTYLEDEFRDYYLPNNYGWGTTLNEIWSSGKRLIIGYENMRIVNSRSSMWPYVLHQWGNVQSTEQLFQYLDIIETSDRDNATRPRSAMAEMTADLTYILFNRLTSLRDMAHKVNLNVTNWYSTVWQYSANIVAVDFLRSTDIVEIAIESNENRHLHCRY from the exons ATGGCGCAGTATACGACAAGAATATTATTCGTTCTCTTATTGGCGATAATTAACGACGCATCGTTTGCCAGAGTTTGCAATTCATCCGTGGAAGATT GGCAATCCCGGATTGGTTTACTCGTTTCGCCGATAATTTCGAGATCAAAGATTCGAGAGATAGAGATTTACTGGAATAACGTTAATATCGAGCCCGGAGACAAAATCTCGCTATTCGAGGAAAGCTCTTCAGGAGATCGACGTGAAATTTACACCGTTGTTCCGAATGGTCTCAGTGGTGTCGAGAAAACCGGAGTACTAGCTGAATTCATACCTAGCTCGAACCTTTCTTTCGTGAAAACGTGTACAA GGTACAGTGTAAGATGGTGGGCagataaagtaataaaagatacaaagtgTCTGGGAACTCAGCCGACCTGgatgaaagaaaggaaagacatTCTGGGTcctttaaaaatgaaacagataTTTCTGCCTGGAACTCACGATTCCGCGTCGTACAATGAGAATGACGACAGTGCAAGCATCATTTCAGACTTCGCTGTGACTCAG GATTTAGATATCCTCGGGCAATTAATACACGGTGTACGGTACCTAGACATCAGAGTGGGACGTTATAGCGAGACCGACGAGATTTGGTGGACCAATCACGGACCGTTTTATCGATCAGTCTCGTTAAAAACTGTTATAGACCAAGTGAAAGAGTTCCTCGACAATACCGAAGAAATCGTGATAATAGATATCCGTGAATTTCCTGTTG GTTTCAATAACATATCAGATCACCACGCATTGGTCACGTATCTGGAAGATGAATTTCGGGATTATTACTTGCCCAATAATTATGGATGGGGTACCACGTTGAACGAGATCTGGTCTTCTGGAAAACGATTGATAATCGGTTATGAAAACATGAGAATCGTGAACAGTCGCTCTAGCATGTGGCCTTACGTGTTGCACCAATGGGGAAACGTTCAAAGCACCGAGCAATTGTTCCAATATTTGGATATAATTGAGACCAGTGATAG AGATAACGCAACAAGACCTCGATCGGCTATGGCAGAAATGACGGCGGATCTTACGTATATTCTTTTCAATAGATTGACAAGTCTACGAGATATGGCGCACAaagttaatttaaatgtaactaATTGGTATAGCACCGTTTGGCAATACTCCGCCAATATCGTAGCAGTGGATTTTTTAAGAAGCACAGATATCGTCGAAATTGCCATTGAGTCTAATGAGAATCGTCATTTACATTGTAGATATTAG